A single genomic interval of Drosophila virilis strain 15010-1051.87 chromosome 2, Dvir_AGI_RSII-ME, whole genome shotgun sequence harbors:
- the Unc-115a gene encoding actin-binding LIM protein 1 isoform X2, with product MGKQKIYCAKCTKKCSGEVLRVADNHFHKACFQCCQCKKSLATGGFFTKDGAYYCIPDYQRMYGTKCATCQLYVEGEVVSTMGKTYHQKCFTCSKCQLPFKSGSKVTNTGKEVLCEQCVTGGSAVTSPTTAAARPASVASPAPPAESPTRATAHQQVTSGVLSHKAHLKEDYDPNDCAGCGELLKEGQALVALDRQWHVWCFRCKSCNAVLNGEYMGKDGVPYCEKCYQKSFGVKCAYCNRFISGKVLQAGDNHHFHPTCARCTKCGDPFGDGEEMYLQGSAIWHPRCGPGPSESGIILNGSGGARPGTTSVTGGVSNGNFTDTECDRMSSSALSDMYIRSRTPSFNGSLYSSSRKHYRTVSPGLILREYGRPIGEDISRIYTYSYLTDAPHYLRKPIDPYDKTPLSPHFHRPASYATTSNAGSVAGSRPPSRPHSRTRSAMKVLVDAIRSETPRPKSPGMNNEEPIELSHYPAAKKPPPGEQPKIERDDFPAPPYPYTDPERRRRYSDTYKGVPVSDDDDEDNENGKRTNGKVKNGEEQSRLHREAEQLEKLNSGICSVIAKDLKEHAKYRKWKQNNLDPRNASRTPSASKEPVYKLRYESPIGASPSRNLDHQKPFYEDEMFDRSTSYRGSLGKSLGNAPSYNAIHSYRSPPKPGYGFKTSTMPPYIRNGYSSDFSYGGLGDKTHSTDLSCGKSEASVDSITEGDRRALMGGELPASSTYSGALSYHYPQAGLIRRSLPNMAHSMLVHEPAKIYPYHILLITNYRLPSDVDRCNLERHLSDIEFEHILQCARSEFYRLPQWRRNELKRRVKLF from the exons ATGG gtaaacaaaaaatctACTGTGCAAAATGCACAAAGAAATGCTCCGGCGAGGTGCTGCGCGTGGCTGACAATCATTTCCACAAGGCGTGCTTCCAGTGCTGCCAGTGCAAGAAATCCCTGGCCACGGGCGGCTTCTTTACCAAGGATGGCGCCTACTATTGCATACCGGACTATCAGCGGATGTATGGCACAAAGTGTGCCACCTGTCAGCTGTATGTGGAGGGCGAGGTGGTCAGCACCATGGGCAAGACGTACCATCAGAAATGCTTCACTTGCTCCAAGTGCCAGCTGCCATTCAAGTCCGGCAGCAAGGTGACCAACACCGGCAAGGAGGTGCTCTGCGAGCAGTGTGTCACGGGCGGATCGGCCGTCACGTCGCCAACGACGGCGGCAGCTCGGCCCGCATCTGTTGCGTCGCCGGCGCCGCCGGCGGAGAGTCCCACACGGGCGACTGCCCATCAGCAGGTGACGAGCGGTGTGCTGTCGCATAAGGCGCATCTAAAGGAGGACTATGATCCGAATGATTGCGCCGGCTGCGGCGAGCTGCTGAAGGAGGGCCAGGCGCTGGTCGCTCTGGACAGGCAGTGGCACGTCTGGTGCTTCCGCTGCAAGTCCTGCAATGCGGTGCTCAATGGCGAGTATATGGGCAAGGATGGGGTGCCATATTGCGAGAAGTGCTATCAGAAGAGCTTCGGCGTCAAGTGCGCCTACTGCAATCGCTTCATTAGCGGCAAGGTGCTCCAGGCCGGCGACAACCATCACTTCCATCCGACCTGTGCCCGCTGCACCAAGTGCGGCGATCCGTTTGGCGATGGCGAGGAAATGTACCTGCAGGGCAGCGCCATCTGGCATCCGCGCTGCGGTCCCGGTCCCTCCGAGTCCGGCATCATACTGAACGGTTCCGGCGGCGCCAGGCCGGGCACCACATCCGTCACCGGCGGCGTCTCCAATGGCAACTTTACAGACACCGAATGCGATCGCATGAGCTCCAGTGCGCTTAGCGACATG TACATCCGTTCCAGAACACCGAGTTTTAATGGTTCACTTTATTCCTCTAGCCGCAAG CACTATCGCACCGTCAGCCCGGGTCTGATACTGCGCGAGTACGGCCGGCCGATTGGCGAGGATATATCGCGCATCTATACCTATAGCTATCTGACAGATGCACCGCATTATCTGCGCAAGCCGATCGATCCGTACGACAAGACGCCACTGTCGCCGCATTTCCATAGGCCGGCCTCCTATGCGACGACCAGCAATGCGGGCTCCGTGGCCGGCAGCCGGCCGCCATCGCGTCCACATTCGCGCACGCGCAGCGCCATGAAGGTGCTGGTGGATGCCATACGCTCGGAGACGCCGCGTCCGAAGAGTCCCGGCATGAACAACGAGGAGCCCATTGAACTGTCGCACTATCCGGCGGCCAAGAAGCCGCCACCGGGCGAGCAACCCAAAATCGAAAGAGATGATTTCCCGGCACCGCCCTATCCCTATACGGATCCGGAGCGCAGGCGGCGCTACAGCGACACCTACAAGGGTGTGCCCGTATCGgatgacgatgatgaggaCAACGAGAACGGCAAGCGAACCAATGGCAAGGTCAAAAATGGCGAGGAGCAGTC ACGTCTGCATCGGGAGGCCGAGCAACTGGAGAAGCTTAACTCGGGCATTTGCTCGGTCATTGCCAAGGACCTTAAGGAGCACGCCAAGTACAGGAAATGGAAGCAAAACAATCTGGATCCGCGCAATGCCTCGCGCACGCCTTCAGCCTCCAAGGAGCCGGTATATAAGTTGAG ATACGAATCGCCCATTGGCGCCTCGCCGTCGCGCAATCTGGATCATCAGAAGCCCTTCTACGAGGATGAGATGTTCGATCGATCCACCAGCTATCGCGGCTCACTGGGCAAATCGCTGGGCAATGCGCCCAGCTACAATG CCATACATTCCTATCGCTCGCCGCCCAAGCCCGGATATGGATTCAAAACGAGCACCATGCCGCCCTACATACGCAACGGCTACAGCTCC GACTTCTCGTATGGAGGTCTGGGCGACAAAACGCACAGCACGGACTTGAGCTGCGGCAAATCAGAGG CTTCGGTGGACTCAATTACTGAGGGCGATAGGCGCGCTCTGATGGGCGGTGAGTTGCCCGCCTCGAGCACATACTCGGGCGCCTTGTCCTATCATTATCCGCAGGCAGGACTCATTAGACGCAGCCTGCCCAATATGGCGCACTCGATGCTGGTGCACGAGCCGGCCAAGATCTATCCGTATCACATATTGCTTATAACGAACTATCGTCTACCATCCGACGTTGATCGCTGCAACTTGGAG CGTCATTTGTCCGACATCGAGTTCGAGCACATCTTGCAGTGCGCCAGATCTGAGTTCTACAGGCTGCCCCAGTGGAGGCGCAATGAGCTGAAGCGACGCGTGAAGCTCTTCTAA
- the Unc-115a gene encoding actin-binding LIM protein 1 isoform X6 yields the protein MYGTKCATCQLYVEGEVVSTMGKTYHQKCFTCSKCQLPFKSGSKVTNTGKEVLCEQCVTGGSAVTSPTTAAARPASVASPAPPAESPTRATAHQQVTSGVLSHKAHLKEDYDPNDCAGCGELLKEGQALVALDRQWHVWCFRCKSCNAVLNGEYMGKDGVPYCEKCYQKSFGVKCAYCNRFISGKVLQAGDNHHFHPTCARCTKCGDPFGDGEEMYLQGSAIWHPRCGPGPSESGIILNGSGGARPGTTSVTGGVSNGNFTDTECDRMSSSALSDMYIRSRTPSFNGSLYSSSRKHYRTVSPGLILREYGRPIGEDISRIYTYSYLTDAPHYLRKPIDPYDKTPLSPHFHRPASYATTSNAGSVAGSRPPSRPHSRTRSAMKVLVDAIRSETPRPKSPGMNNEEPIELSHYPAAKKPPPGEQPKIERDDFPAPPYPYTDPERRRRYSDTYKGVPVSDDDDEDNENGKRTNGKVKNGEEQSRLHREAEQLEKLNSGICSVIAKDLKEHAKYRKWKQNNLDPRNASRTPSASKEPVYKLRYESPIGASPSRNLDHQKPFYEDEMFDRSTSYRGSLGKSLGNAPSYNVVSALRHVPKPGYGLAPRSHTFSSTTSAAATMHGATDFSYGGLGDKTHSTDLSCGKSEASVDSITEGDRRALMGGELPASSTYSGALSYHYPQAGLIRRSLPNMAHSMLVHEPAKIYPYHILLITNYRLPSDVDRCNLERHLSDIEFEHILQCARSEFYRLPQWRRNELKRRVKLF from the exons ATGTATGGCACAAAGTGTGCCACCTGTCAGCTGTATGTGGAGGGCGAGGTGGTCAGCACCATGGGCAAGACGTACCATCAGAAATGCTTCACTTGCTCCAAGTGCCAGCTGCCATTCAAGTCCGGCAGCAAGGTGACCAACACCGGCAAGGAGGTGCTCTGCGAGCAGTGTGTCACGGGCGGATCGGCCGTCACGTCGCCAACGACGGCGGCAGCTCGGCCCGCATCTGTTGCGTCGCCGGCGCCGCCGGCGGAGAGTCCCACACGGGCGACTGCCCATCAGCAGGTGACGAGCGGTGTGCTGTCGCATAAGGCGCATCTAAAGGAGGACTATGATCCGAATGATTGCGCCGGCTGCGGCGAGCTGCTGAAGGAGGGCCAGGCGCTGGTCGCTCTGGACAGGCAGTGGCACGTCTGGTGCTTCCGCTGCAAGTCCTGCAATGCGGTGCTCAATGGCGAGTATATGGGCAAGGATGGGGTGCCATATTGCGAGAAGTGCTATCAGAAGAGCTTCGGCGTCAAGTGCGCCTACTGCAATCGCTTCATTAGCGGCAAGGTGCTCCAGGCCGGCGACAACCATCACTTCCATCCGACCTGTGCCCGCTGCACCAAGTGCGGCGATCCGTTTGGCGATGGCGAGGAAATGTACCTGCAGGGCAGCGCCATCTGGCATCCGCGCTGCGGTCCCGGTCCCTCCGAGTCCGGCATCATACTGAACGGTTCCGGCGGCGCCAGGCCGGGCACCACATCCGTCACCGGCGGCGTCTCCAATGGCAACTTTACAGACACCGAATGCGATCGCATGAGCTCCAGTGCGCTTAGCGACATG TACATCCGTTCCAGAACACCGAGTTTTAATGGTTCACTTTATTCCTCTAGCCGCAAG CACTATCGCACCGTCAGCCCGGGTCTGATACTGCGCGAGTACGGCCGGCCGATTGGCGAGGATATATCGCGCATCTATACCTATAGCTATCTGACAGATGCACCGCATTATCTGCGCAAGCCGATCGATCCGTACGACAAGACGCCACTGTCGCCGCATTTCCATAGGCCGGCCTCCTATGCGACGACCAGCAATGCGGGCTCCGTGGCCGGCAGCCGGCCGCCATCGCGTCCACATTCGCGCACGCGCAGCGCCATGAAGGTGCTGGTGGATGCCATACGCTCGGAGACGCCGCGTCCGAAGAGTCCCGGCATGAACAACGAGGAGCCCATTGAACTGTCGCACTATCCGGCGGCCAAGAAGCCGCCACCGGGCGAGCAACCCAAAATCGAAAGAGATGATTTCCCGGCACCGCCCTATCCCTATACGGATCCGGAGCGCAGGCGGCGCTACAGCGACACCTACAAGGGTGTGCCCGTATCGgatgacgatgatgaggaCAACGAGAACGGCAAGCGAACCAATGGCAAGGTCAAAAATGGCGAGGAGCAGTC ACGTCTGCATCGGGAGGCCGAGCAACTGGAGAAGCTTAACTCGGGCATTTGCTCGGTCATTGCCAAGGACCTTAAGGAGCACGCCAAGTACAGGAAATGGAAGCAAAACAATCTGGATCCGCGCAATGCCTCGCGCACGCCTTCAGCCTCCAAGGAGCCGGTATATAAGTTGAG ATACGAATCGCCCATTGGCGCCTCGCCGTCGCGCAATCTGGATCATCAGAAGCCCTTCTACGAGGATGAGATGTTCGATCGATCCACCAGCTATCGCGGCTCACTGGGCAAATCGCTGGGCAATGCGCCCAGCTACAATG TGGTGAGCGCTCTGCGTCATGTACCCAAACCCGGATACGGCTTGGCCCCACGCTCTCACACATTCAGTTCCACAACATCCGCCGCCGCCACGATGCATGGTGCCACT GACTTCTCGTATGGAGGTCTGGGCGACAAAACGCACAGCACGGACTTGAGCTGCGGCAAATCAGAGG CTTCGGTGGACTCAATTACTGAGGGCGATAGGCGCGCTCTGATGGGCGGTGAGTTGCCCGCCTCGAGCACATACTCGGGCGCCTTGTCCTATCATTATCCGCAGGCAGGACTCATTAGACGCAGCCTGCCCAATATGGCGCACTCGATGCTGGTGCACGAGCCGGCCAAGATCTATCCGTATCACATATTGCTTATAACGAACTATCGTCTACCATCCGACGTTGATCGCTGCAACTTGGAG CGTCATTTGTCCGACATCGAGTTCGAGCACATCTTGCAGTGCGCCAGATCTGAGTTCTACAGGCTGCCCCAGTGGAGGCGCAATGAGCTGAAGCGACGCGTGAAGCTCTTCTAA